The Epinephelus fuscoguttatus linkage group LG19, E.fuscoguttatus.final_Chr_v1 genome contains the following window.
TGCAGAGCCTGGACTGGAAatcccctctccttctccagaTTCCTTACCCAATTCAGAAGGAATTTGCCCAAACTGAGTGATGTGGAGCCGGCATAGAGAGTTAGTGATCTGAAGGATGATTGGGGCTTTTTGTCATCAGTGGGTTTCTCTGTTAGTTCATGTCATTATTTCCATCCATCTTTTCATATTCTCTCAGCTCTCATTTACATTATTCTGTTTAAAATGTTGTCATCATCCACTGCTTTACAACTTTTTTGCAATGCTTACAATTGAGATTATTATAGTGGAGGGTTGGGCAATATTAAAATTCCCCTGCTGACGATACTGCTTTAACAAAAACAATGGTATACGAAATTATCATccctctccaaaaaaaaaagctaaagaGAGAGATGCACATAGAAAGTGAATTGTCCACAAAAAGGCCATAATGTATAGGCAGTAAGCGCTATTTTCCAGAGAGATCAGATCAATCAGCTGGTGAGGTATCCAATAACACATTTATCAACACTAATGTATGGAACGAGGAAAACAGTGATATATGTCTACTGCCTTTATGAAATCGCGATGATTGAGGGTTGATCACTGTCAAAGGAGTCTGTGGCAGACGTATACTGTTGGATGGTGGTGGGAGCAGAGATTTGTGGTGTTTCCATCTTTGGCCCTGACTTGTTTATTGCACATCTTACAGATCACTTCAGTCACATTCTCTGGCTCTCCTTTTTCAAATGGTTTATGCGGCTGTAAAATAAGGCCAacacggaagtgccaaaaacggCAGATCTTGTTGAGGCTGGCCCCAGAAGCTAGTCAGTCTCCGTACACTGCTATATCGCTATAGCTTATTTCCCCCTCCATGACAACTGCATTGGGGGTGAATTGTTATATAATTCAACccctttaaattttattaagacTGAAAGTTATGCAGGGTGAGCCGCTTTGAGTTAGTTCTACCCCTTGTGTCCTCATGGCGCCAGCCTCTCACTTAGATATAATCactgctggctccaaaaaaacaagatggcgacggccgaaatgctgaacttgaggcttcagaacaggagcccacaaaccaataggtgatgtcacagtagctacgtccattacctgccaataacaatcatttactgtctctgttacaTGGCTACTGATCTCGTCGTCAAAACTTCACACTCGTGCCGCCCATGATCCCGTCTAgctggctgtcccatttatacagacattgttAGGCGCTGGTACTACCACTGTTCCTGCCATTCCGTGATCGCATCATATATACAGAACATCCAGGCAGCATAGCAGTGCGATAATCCTGCCTtcaacaggcagtgtaaaaggagctagTGTCACTGGCAATGTGAACACAGTACATGGGTAATTATGTACAGTGTCAGACATATACTAGCATGTTGTTACTTATTTTTTTGATATGCTTCAACAATGGGATGAAGTGTAGAGAAAGCAAGAGAAAGAGATATAGTGCAAAATTCAGGCGTTGCATAACTGAATATCGTTCTGTTGTCTGGGACATGTCAGGACCATTATTGTGGCCAATCAATATTGTGTTGAATGATAATCTTGTCATATCgccaaaactaaaaaacaaaataaatcatactgcatagaaaaacaaatttaaaaaacatgtaatATCTCACAGCGTCCTATTCAGGTCTTAGTCGTCACAATTTAACCTGCAATTCAAGAGGTAAAACAGTGTTATCAGACCAACACATTCAGCTTGAGTCTTTACTGGGCGCATGAGATACCATTGCGATTTATAGTTTCCAGTCACTTCACATTTGTTTGTCATCTGGCGTGTTATTCACCATTTCTATCCCCTCTCAGTGACATCAGACCACGCTACATCTCCCTCTGATTCCTACTGTCTGTCAGCTGGAACATTAAGTTTGTtcatgagacagagacagctgtGGGTTACTCACTGTGAGATACTGCCATCCTGTGGTGAAGGAATTTAAATGCTAGACTTACAGTAGCTCAGTTTGTACTGAAGGCCTCTTAATCAGTTGATAATAATGTCTCTGGCTGAAACAATCTGATTCAGTTAACATGCTGTCAAAATCCCTATTTTGAATCGTGTGATATTTACAGTCAAAGCTTCAGAATATGCAGCTCCAAACATGAGCAAAGGTTGTAGATTTACATTTTGAGGACTCTCAAGTCAATTCAGTCAACATAATTGGTTTCAGTGATGCTGTCCAGGTCAATGAATAACTTTCAAGTATCTCTGTGTAACAGTAAAGAATTGAAGAATTAATCAGAGACAATAAAGAAAGTTTACTGGGATATGGggacatcaaataaaattattttgcaTGTAGCTCATATCTCAAAGAGAAACTTTATGAATGCTTACAGTCTTCAGTGTCTACTTTACTGTCAACATCCCTAAAAAAGCACAATGTCAGTTCTGTTTAGGTTGGAGTTCCCTTCAGAAGTTTGTACTTTGCAAAGCGGCTTCCAGCTAAAAATGTAGTAAAAACCTCACTTTAAATCCAACAGCATAAACCCATTAAACATTAGTcgtaacatacacacacaacacgaCAAACCTAACACTGTCCCCTGGCTGTCTAATCAACCTACATGTCCCTGTGGTTTCAAATTTGTTGGACAACCCAGAGGTACCTTTAAGAGTCACATATCTGCAGCATCGTTTAAGTTCTGGAGAATATTTCAACGTCTCCTAGATGTGACGTTATCAACTTATTGCATTAACACAATTGAGCCCTTTGGCCTGAATGAAGAACcaatttttcatatttatttaaatttgttaCATGTGATGGATGCACTACTTGCACTTTTTTACAACTCAGATGTGATGGTATTGCATCGCCTGTTGCACTTGGACACTGACAATGGCAATTCCCACCCTTGGATCCACTATGTAATAGAGTTGTAAATCCTGCTTGacgttttattcagtgttgcaGGTTGACTACCAGCCCAgcagccagaagaaaatgtagtATGTCGACGTTTCTAAGCAGACATAGTATGTTAGTATGAGttcattttgacttttggaggtggaggggatggatGATGGCATGACATCTAGgagagacagctgccaagctgcagaccactgttcaagaccaacaaagcACTTGGCAGCCCTTTGCAGCATTTTCATCGGTGTTTGAGGcaccaaacttgggtgtttttagctGCACATTACAGAGTTTCCTATCAGTGTTTGTTGCAATGAATCAAAGTGTTTTTAGCAGTGCTTAATAGCATTTCCCATCGGGGTTTGTTGCACTAAATTCAGGGTGTTTTTAACAGCGCATCATTGTGATTCCCAGCCACATAtgtggcaccaaacctgggtcTTTTTTACTGACACATCACAGCATCTTGTTGCAGCATCACAGTTTTCCCAGTGGcgtttgtggcaccaaacccgggtgtttttcactgacacatTGTGTCATTTCCCAGAGGCGTTTCAGCGAGCAAAGCTGAGCATTTTCTCTCACATATGGAGGCATTTGAGCCACTGGGTGTTTATCAACGACCTGTCCCTGCTTTTCAAGTGGATTTTGTGTCACTGAATGTGGGtgttaagccaaaacatgatcttttccttatCATAACCAAGTGGTGGGTGTTCTGCAGCAAACCTGGGTGTTAAAAGCAGCACATTGTAGTGTTTCCCAAAGGTGTTTGTGACAGCAATTCTGGGCGTTTCACCTGTCCCTGCCtttccagcagcttctgtgCTATATGTCACAGAAAATTATCGtttcttaaccataaccaagtggttttgtctGTAAACCTAATCACTGCTTCAcatcaaaataatgtacaaatgtatctggggtttacagaaacaaacaatgccTTCAGATAATTGGGTTGTGACTACATATATTTGCCTTTTGTCTTTGTCCATTTTGATTCTGATGACAACACAGTGGTGTTTAAATGTTAGTTTGTTTGCACAGTTAAAGGCTGCTCCAGGCTGTTTTTTGCCTTGTATGTTCACATTATGTTATGTCATAGGTTCAGATCATTTCAGTGAATGCAGTGTGTTTCCTTCTTCTGTCTGTTTGCAGGTCTGCAGTCTGGATTTGTCACTCTGCCCCGCTTCTCTCGCCTTGACagacagtttcaagatggagaCGTCCGGAAAGGGTCTTTAACCGACAGTGGAGGCATCACACTGACACGCTCAGACTCCCTCACCTCGTTCACTGTAGACCTCGGCCCTTCCCTTATGACTGAGGTACTGAGCTTGATTGACAACCCCAGCTGCCTTCAGATGTCCATTGACAGCCAGGCAgcagatgaggaagaggaagaagaggacgaCGGCTCTCTGGCAGAGACGCCTGTGCAGAGCCCTTTGATGACTTCTCCCAACCCTTCCATGGGAAGCGGGTCATTCAGCAGTAACATGAACAACAGGGGGCACTCTTGTAGCTCTAACTGGACAgagcaagaggaggagaggaggtcaCAGAGGACACCAGACGCATGTGCTGGGTCTCCTCAGAGAGCGGAGCCTGCCATGGAGGCAGAGAGGTTTCAGAGGGCGGCTGACGTGCTGTCTCGTCATTATGGTGGAGGATCCTTCACAAGGGGATCTAGGACGAGCATCAACACCACCTCTCCTGCTTTTTCCCAGAGCCGCAAAACACCATATGCCTTttctgaagaggaggaagagatcaAAGTCTAGATGTTGAAACTTGGAAAACGAGTAAGGACTGCATcgatgaaataaaacaaataaacaaaaacttcATGTGCTTCACCTGAGTTCTGGATTCATTTCTGGTCACAGAGGCTGAACTTGTCCATAGAAATATCCTGGATGGATGTTTGATGATGATCTTGACTCTGGACCTTCCCCTTTCTGTGCACTACTATCTAAACTAATCTAAACATATAAGTCACTGAATGACTCTGACATCACAAAATGGATTCCTGTCAGGACAAACTCTTGATAATGTAATAATGACTTTTAGTTTTATTAGTAACAAAGATTAAAACCTGCATTAACTATACTTGTGACTGGAGACTACAGTGGAGCCCCATACATTTTGAATGgactttttctattttttattcacAGTATACATAATCACTTACTCCATAATCATGATGTTCAATGTCTTTACATAAATAAGGTTGTTCAGGGTCAAAGGTCTGAGGCGTCAAGCTGAATCTGAGGAACAGAGTTTTATAACA
Protein-coding sequences here:
- the cdc42ep1b gene encoding cdc42 effector protein 1b, with the translated sequence MSLGKLPGIKGLVSGSQGKRRFKSELSVDMISPPLGDFRHTMHVGRGGDVFGDTSFLSNYGGIREPGSPDSSNSSKTTGFFTRTFRHVRKNSGPRPRGGSRDLSSPPPDISPIIKNAISLPQLNIDSPNGCLQRVLFSSSISTTDDSLCSYGLQSGFVTLPRFSRLDRQFQDGDVRKGSLTDSGGITLTRSDSLTSFTVDLGPSLMTEVLSLIDNPSCLQMSIDSQAADEEEEEEDDGSLAETPVQSPLMTSPNPSMGSGSFSSNMNNRGHSCSSNWTEQEEERRSQRTPDACAGSPQRAEPAMEAERFQRAADVLSRHYGGGSFTRGSRTSINTTSPAFSQSRKTPYAFSEEEEEIKV